A section of the Pseudophryne corroboree isolate aPseCor3 chromosome 11, aPseCor3.hap2, whole genome shotgun sequence genome encodes:
- the LOC134969910 gene encoding uncharacterized protein LOC134969910 isoform X2: protein MEYAPAILSLNAKFPGNSHDAHVIRQSGIWHRLRSMEGQDMWLLGDRGYPCTPWLMTPYSKPRPGPQTAFNSALTATRQLVERTIGVLKGHFRVLHRTGGDIMYWPEMDHHNGKLLQGGQTSPLLSPPPLHSPPPLPSPPPLHSPLLSPPPLLLLRPPLLLRPPLLLSPLLLLRPPLLSPLLLLRPTLLLSPLLLLRPPLLLSPLLLLRPPLLLSPLLLLRPPLLLSPLLLLRPPLLLSPLLLLRPPLLFSPLLFLRPTLLLSPLLLLLPSPLLSPPHPLLPKHSLRPPRPLNQTHPLK, encoded by the exons atggagtatgctcctgca atcctgtccctgaatgctaagttcccggggaactcccatgatgcccatgtcattagacaatcagggatatggcacagattaagatcgatggaaggtcaagacatgtggttattgg gagaccgtggatatccttgcaccccctggctcatgactccttacagtaagcccaggccaggaccacagacggcatttaactccgcgcttactgccactagacagctggtggagcgcacgattggtgtccttaaagggcactttcgtgtgctccaccgcactggtggcgacatcatgtattggccggagatg gaccaccacaacggcaagctgctgcagggaggccagaccagtccccttctcagcccccctccccttcacagtccccctcctcttcccagtccccctccccttcacagtccccttctcagcccacctccccttctccttctcaggccccctctccttctcaggccccctctccttctcagcccccttctccttctcaggccccctctcctcagcccccttctccttctcaggcccactctccttctcagcccccttctccttctcaggccccctctccttctcagcccccttctccttctcaggccccctctccttctcagcccccttctccttctcaggccccctctccttctcagcccccttctccttctcaggccccctctccttctcagcccccttctccttctcaggccccctctccttttcagcccccttctctttctcaggcccactctccttctcagcccccttctccttctccttcccagtccccttctcagcccccctcaccctctattgcccaaacactctctccgcccccctcgccctctcaatcagacccaccctctgaaatga
- the LOC134969910 gene encoding putative nuclease HARBI1 isoform X1, with protein sequence MSQGQFSKVLRRVSQAFIKRVKQFIAMPLDVGALDVVKRQFEEGGSCFPHVIGVVDGTHVAIVPPRHNEDIYRNRKLFHSLNVMVVCGPSLQILSLNAKFPGNSHDAHVIRQSGIWHRLRSMEGQDMWLLGDRGYPCTPWLMTPYSKPRPGPQTAFNSALTATRQLVERTIGVLKGHFRVLHRTGGDIMYWPEMDHHNGKLLQGGQTSPLLSPPPLHSPPPLPSPPPLHSPLLSPPPLLLLRPPLLLRPPLLLSPLLLLRPPLLSPLLLLRPTLLLSPLLLLRPPLLLSPLLLLRPPLLLSPLLLLRPPLLLSPLLLLRPPLLLSPLLLLRPPLLFSPLLFLRPTLLLSPLLLLLPSPLLSPPHPLLPKHSLRPPRPLNQTHPLK encoded by the exons atgtcgcagggccagttcagtaaggtcctgcggcgtgtcagccaggcttttattaagcgcgttaagcaatttattgctatgcctttggatgttggggccctagatgtggtgaagcggcaatttgaggaaggtggtagttgcttcccacatgttattggggttgtggatggcacacatgtagctattgtaccaccaagacataatgaagacatttatagaaacaggaaactgtttcattctctgaatgtaatggttgtttgtgggccatccctccagatcctgtccctgaatgctaagttcccggggaactcccatgatgcccatgtcattagacaatcagggatatggcacagattaagatcgatggaaggtcaagacatgtggttattgg gagaccgtggatatccttgcaccccctggctcatgactccttacagtaagcccaggccaggaccacagacggcatttaactccgcgcttactgccactagacagctggtggagcgcacgattggtgtccttaaagggcactttcgtgtgctccaccgcactggtggcgacatcatgtattggccggagatg gaccaccacaacggcaagctgctgcagggaggccagaccagtccccttctcagcccccctccccttcacagtccccctcctcttcccagtccccctccccttcacagtccccttctcagcccacctccccttctccttctcaggccccctctccttctcaggccccctctccttctcagcccccttctccttctcaggccccctctcctcagcccccttctccttctcaggcccactctccttctcagcccccttctccttctcaggccccctctccttctcagcccccttctccttctcaggccccctctccttctcagcccccttctccttctcaggccccctctccttctcagcccccttctccttctcaggccccctctccttctcagcccccttctccttctcaggccccctctccttttcagcccccttctctttctcaggcccactctccttctcagcccccttctccttctccttcccagtccccttctcagcccccctcaccctctattgcccaaacactctctccgcccccctcgccctctcaatcagacccaccctctgaaatga